The following are encoded together in the Cervus elaphus chromosome 23, mCerEla1.1, whole genome shotgun sequence genome:
- the NOP56 gene encoding nucleolar protein 56, with translation MVLLHVLFEHAVGYALLALKEVEEISLLLPQVEECVLNLGKFHNIVRLVAFCPFSSSQVALENANAVSEGVVHEDLRLLLETHLPPKKKKVLLGVGDPKIGAAIQEELGYNCQTGGVIAEILRGVRLHFHNLVKGLTDLSACKAQLGLGHSYSRAKVKFNVNRVDNMIIQSISLLDQLDKDINTFSMRVREWYGYHFPELVKIINDNATYCRLAQFIGNRKELNEEKLEKLEELTMDAAKAKAILDASRSSMGMDISAIDLINIESFSSRVVSLSEYRQSLHTYLRSKMSQVAPSLSALIGEAVGARLIAHAGSLTNLAKYPASTVQILGAEKALFRALKTRGNTPKYGLIFHSTFIGRAAAKNKGRISRYLANKCSIASRIDCFSEVPTSVFGEKLREQVEERLSFYETGEIPRKNLDVMKEAMVQAEEAAAEITRKLEKQEKKRLKKEKKRLAAIALASENSSALEECEETSERPKKKKKQKPQEALQENGMEDPSVSFSKPKKKKSFSKEELVSSDLEETAGTGSLPKRKKSFPKEETVTDPDESENKTVPKKKRKLSKEEPLSSGPEEAAASKSSGSKKKKKLRKLSQES, from the exons ATG GTGCTTCTGCACGTGCTTTTCGAGCACGCGGTCGGCTACGCGCTGCTGGCGCTGAAGGAGGTGGAGGAGATCAGCCTTCTGCTGCCGCAG GTGGAGGAGTGCGTGCTGAACCTGGGCAAATTCCACAACATCGTTCGTCTTGTGGCCTTTTGTCCCTTTTCCTCGTCCCAGGTTGCCTTGGAAAATGCCAACGCTGTGTCTGAAG GTGTTGTTCATGAGGACCTCCGCCTGCTCTTGGAGACTCACCTACCacccaaaaagaagaaagtacttctgggggttggggaccccaAGATAGGTGCAGCTATACAAGAGGAGTTAGGGTACAACTGCCAGACTGGAGGTGTCATAGCCGAGATCCTTCGAG GAGTTCGTCTGCATTTCCACAACCTGGTGAAAGGTCTCACTGATTTGTCTGCTTGTAAAGCCCAACTGGGGCTGGGACACAGCTATTCTCGTGCCAAAGTTAAGTTTAATGTGAACCGAGTGGACAACATGATTATCCAGTCCATTAGCCTCCTGGACCAGCTGGATAAGGATATCAATACCTTCTCCATGCGTGTCAG GGAGTGGTATGGGTATCACTTTCCTGAGCTGGTAAAGATCATCAATGACAATGCTACGTACTGCCGCCTTGCTCAGTTCATTGGAAACCGGAAGGAGCTTAATGAAGAAAAGTTGGAGAAGCTGGAGGAGCTGACAATGGATGCAGCCAAGGCTAAGGCTATTCTGGATGCCTCACGGTCTTCCATGG GCATGGACATATCAGCCATTGACTTGATAAACATCGAGAGCTTCTCCAGCCGTGTGGTGTCTTTGTCAGAGTACCGTCAAAGTCTACACACTTACCTGCGATCCAAGATGAGCCAAGTAGCCCCCAGCCTGTCTGCCCTAATTGGGGAAGCG GTAGGTGCACGTCTCATTGCTCACGCTGGCAGTCTCACCAATCTGGCCAAGTATCCAGCATCCACAGTGCAGATCCTTGGGGCTGAAAAGGCCCTGTTCAG AGCCTTGAAGACAAGGGGTAACACCCCAAAATATGGACTCATTTTCCACTCTACCTTCATTGGCCGAGCAGCTGCCAAGAACAAAGGTCGCATCTCCCGATACCTGGCAAACAAATGCAGTATTGCCTCACGAATCGATTGCTTCTCTG AGGTGCCCACCAGTGTTTTTGGGGAGAAGCTTCGAGAACAAGTTGAGGAGCGGCTGTCCTTCTATGAGACTGGAGAGATTCCCCGAAAGAATCTGGATGTCATGAAGGAGGCAATGGTTCAG GCAGAGGAAGCGGCTGCTGAGATTACTAGGAAGCTCGAGAAACAGGAGAAGAAACgcttgaagaaggaaaagaaaaggctggCTGCAATTGCCCTGGCTTCAGAAAATAGCAGTGCCCTGGAGGAGTGTGAG GAGACAAGTGAAAgacccaaaaagaagaaaaagcaaaagcccCAGGAGGCTCTTCAGGAGAATGGAATGGAAGacccatctgtctctttttccaaacccaaaaaaaagaaatctttttccaAGGAAGAGCTAGTTAGTAGTGATCTTGAAGAGACAGCCGGTACTGGAAGTCttcccaagaggaagaaatcttTTCCCAAAGAGGAAACAGTTACTGACCCTGATGAGTCAGAAAACAAGACGGTCCCCAAGAAAAAACGGAAATTGTCCAAGGAGGAGCCACTCAGCAGTGGACCTGAAGAGGCTGCTGCCAGCAAGAGCAGtggctccaagaaaaagaaaaagctccgaAAGCTCTCCCAGGAAAGTTAG